The Mycosarcoma maydis chromosome 15, whole genome shotgun sequence DNA segment GGAGGCATTGATCACTGTCAAGGGTCGGAGCGggatgatcgagatgctcgaagcggcaGTGATGCGGTTGCCGGCTGTGCCTGCGGATGGCGCGCTTGACTGGCTAGCAGAGGTAGGAGGCCGCGACGAGACGCTGGAAGATTTGTGGCGCGACCGGTTCGAGCAATTTGTACAGACCATCTCGAATCGGGACGCGCGCTCGGCACAGCGACTGCGCGAGTTTGGCTCTCGCTTGACTCGGTCTGGTATTCAGGGTCTGGTGCTGGATGAGGGTGAGGGTGCGCAACTCTCATACTCACACATTCACACACTTACAACTGGGCGGCTACCACTTGGGTTTCTCATGCCGGGGACGTCGCGACGTGTGCTTGTTGCATCCATGTTTGTAGGCAGCTACGCGCTCGCGGTTCCAAGTGGCACGTCAGCCAGTGCGCGTCTGGTGCTCCCGCATATATGGACCACACTCACCGACGCATCCACCCCGAAATGGCGTGCACTGCTTGACTCTCTGGTCTCAACCACCCTGCAACGCCCCGGCATAAGCATGGCTTCGCTCACATCCATGTTCACCTCTCCCGTCCAGACGTCGGTCGTAGCCGTCCCGTTCGCCGACCTCTGGTCCGCGATCCTGTGCCTAGTCCACCACAAGCTCGTCCACCTCAACACGCACCCTGCCAACATCAACATGTACACCCTCCATCCCGCCCACCGCATCGTATGCGCCCGCTTCGAATAGCGTAGACGTATTCCACGTCTCCCGCATTTCGCACATCCCACTTCGTCATCTGTATGCTCACACCGCTCGCATGCCGCGCACTGAATCTCACAGATGGCTCGAACCTACTGATGCAAGCAGGATACTCTAGATACACTCTACTGGTCGAGGCGCGATTGGTGTTCGGCCAAGCTGAGCTGGATGGCCAAGTTGAGATCGTCGAGTTCCGGATGTGCGGCAGGATGAGCAGTGTGCGAGTGCAGTGGTGCGTGTAGCGAGTCGGGGGCAGAATGGAGCGATGCGGCTAGGAGCGACGGTTGAGCGCTGCTAGACGGTGTGCGGGAGGACCAGGGAGACGGTCTATGCGCGGTCGAGTGTGGCAGCGAAGCGTCTGCAACGGGACGCAAGTTCGGACTCGTATTCCAGTGGCGCATCGCACCTGCACTCGCTACAGCAGGCGAGGTCCAGCCGGAACTAGCACGTCGCACCGCTTGCGCGTGCGGCGACGCCCCCAGGCTACCCGAGACCGAGCCACCCGCCGACATGGCCGGAAAATCGTGCGGCGAGCTCAACTCAGGCGGCGACAAATTGCTCcccaagctcgacgacacAGCTTCCGTCGGCGTGCGACTCGACAACCTCGCACTGCTCGGTACATTGACAGTCCTCACTTTCGACATTTTGCCCCACCGATCGCTCGAATGCGCCGGAGTGGTGGCGCTCGACCCGGCTTGCGACAGGATCGTCCACGCGCGCGAGGCCGGCGGCGAACACACACCCGTCAGGTacggcgatgctgatggcgatggcgatggcgatggcgaaggCAAAGGCGAAGGCAAACGTCGCAGATATGgttcaagctcgtcgtcgtcatctaGCTCGTCGTGCGAGCTTCCGAAATCTTGGTCCTCCAATAGTCCATATCGGCGTGTAGCCTTGATAGAGGAAGAtccgctgctgcgtcgaCTAGCACGGTGAACTCGATCGTAAAACGACGCAGCCGGCTCAACGTGCCTCTCGGCTTCGGCCTTGGACTCGGCCAATGCGATTTGTTCCAAAGCGTCCGCCAGCTCGGGATCGTCCACCATCTGCTCGGGAACCGAGATCTGATTTCTACTCCCAGAAGCGTGCGATCCAGGAACGTACCCGCTCCCACCCATGTATTGTGctttggcggtggcagaAGCCGCTTCCTGGTCGCGTGAGAGCATCAGCGCGTACTCGAGCGCCTCCTGCTCACTTAATCCTTCCAATTCAAATTCTTGCCTATTGCGGATTTTGCTATACTCAGCCTGCCGCTCCGCATTCTCAGCTTCGAGTTGCACTTGTGACTCGCGCAGGTCGCGTTTGAGCTCGACCTGCATCACGTATTTGTTGTCCGAGAGGCGAGGTCGTCCGCCTTTGCTCTTGGTCGACGCcgcggcggcagcagcagcggctcgTTTACTGAGCACTGGTTCCGCTCTGAAAGCAAGAATCTGATGACCAATGCTTGCAACGAGACACTCGTTATCAGCGATGATCTGTGTAACGCGGAACCGTGCAGCTTCGGTCTCGGTCAGCTCCCCTGCGGCAAGCATGCGCGCAGGATGCCGTGTAGCGGTGCGATCGTTGATGGTTCGGATCAAGTCGCCAGCCAGTGAATCGTAGACCTTGATGGTACCGTCCGAAGTGCCGACAAAGATATGCAGAGGTGTGATCTCGAGTGCAGTAATGGCGGTGTGATGTGCTTCCCAACCGATGGAAGGTAGGAGCTGCTTTTCGCCGCGGAAGCGAGGCGGATTGTGTCCTTGCCAGTCCTGCTGCGTGAGCTCATCGAAAACAGTGCCAGAACTCTCCCAGTCGAAAAGGAAAAGCGAGCCAGCTTTGGTGCCAACGCAGACGAATTTGCGCTCCGGATACTGGCCTGGGCCATTGTAGCTGTTGAATGGCAGGGGACCAAGGATAAGCGTTGGTGGTTGGGTGAGAGCGGTGCTGCCAGGCTCCGGTCGAGTAGCAGAGAGCGTCGGTGAAGCGAAAACGCTGGTTGAAGGGCTTTGTGCCGCCGAtgatcgcgaatcgcgcTTCGGCAAGCGTGGCTCGAAGTCGGGACGGATCGTGGTGATCTCGTCCATAACTGCAGCTCCCAGGACGGTGGTCTCAACAGCATGCGAAGGATCCTGGAACAGTCGGTGACGCAACAGCACTCGTGCACCAGAATGGTGTGCAAGAACCGAGCAGTCTTCCGCATTGGGATCTGAAAAGGGGGTACCTGTGGCACTTATCGAGGAGGCAGAGTCAATGAATAGAGAGTCGACGGCAGCCTGTGTGCCAGCATTCGAGGGAACGTCGATGGTAGTCGCGCGGATGGACTGCGAAAGACGCAAAAAGAGAGCGTGCGCTTCGAGTGTTTCAGGTGTTGGATCGCCATTGCGCAAATGATCTGGGTCGGTAGCCGCCGGAGGGATGCGAAGGAGTGCTGCAACATCGATGTTAGACCAAACAAAGATCTTGCCAGTGGTGCTGCCAGCGGCGACGATGCCACTCTTTGCATCGTAGGCGAGTGCGCACAGTGGCATGGCCGCATCAGGGTTGATTTGAGCTGGCGTGGCGGATGATATGGCATTGGAGATGGGCGTCTTtgaggagcaagacgcgATCCACAGTGGCCAAGATCGATTCGAAGACCACATGCGTACCGTGCCGTCGAAGCCAGCAGTCACGAAGGTCGAGCCAACGTCGCCGAGCATGGCCATGGCCTGTCGAAGCCGTTCGGGACTGCGACCTGGCCCGTGAGCACCGTCGCTATCGCTAGCAAACGGGATGGCGATGACTGAGACAGGGCCGGAATGGGAAGCGCGAGGCGTGAAACGAACGCTTCGAATAGCGCCTCGCGCATTGGTGCCTTGCCTGGACATGATGGTCATGCCTACCTCGCCGGAGCGGAAACCCCAAAAGATGTGCGATGCATCCGAGTTCATATTGAGGGTGGTGACGTTGGGGCTGAATTCGACGTTGGGATTGCCATTTCCAGCGCCATTGGCAGTACCTTCTGCATCGAGGTAGCCTTTGGTCACCTTGCCCGTCCAAGGATTGGAACGTGATGCGACGCCGTACGTGTCGGTagccgagacgagcagacgATGTTGCTTGGCCAGCGAGATCTTTTTGATGAGATCGACACGGGGCGTTGACAAGATGGTGGGAGTACGGGACTTACGCCATTGGCGGAGAAGGTCGACGCGCTGCTGAAACTCGTGGCGCCAAGATGTGTTGGTGAGACGGCGAAGCGCAGGCGTGGCAGATGCATCGAGCGACGCGGCACGGtgagcttgcgcagcttcgAGACTGAAGTAGGTAGCAAAAGCAGCTCTCCAGGTAGCATCATCGCGTGCGATCGCGCTCCAGGCGCGACAAACAGCGGCAGCgcgagagagcgagacaggGTCGAGAAAGGCAAAGATGTGCATCAGTAGCTCGGGGGCCAGCTGCGATGCTTCCAAGGCAGCCTCTGGTTGCGCCCGAGACGCGTCGATATGTGCATACTTATGCGAAAGATCTTGCTCTTCCATTTGCGGTTGGGTGACGCGGACTACGGTCGAGGCACGGGTGCCCGTGTCGAGGTCCATCTGGCGATTTTTGCCCTTGTCGCGTCCAGTTTGCAGACACGTGCCTGCCGTCTGGAAGAGACCGTCAGGTGCGTCAGGCGCTGTTTGGATGTGATTTGGAACATGTTTATCTGAGCTTGGAGGTGATTGAAGTAGtacgagcttgtcgatgcgATCTTGTTCGGGTGTGTTGCGTTGTGAAGGGTCGAGAGACATAAACTAGATGGGAAAGGTCGAGTGACTTAGGCTCGACGGCGTGCAAGTTTGGCCAGCGAGTCGATGTTCGCTGACGTGTGTTGTGAGTGGGGTCAGCTATATTGTTGTGAGTGGTGCGTGATGTTGCGAGGAGCGTGCGAGATGCTGATTGTATTGATCAggtggtggatggtggtgttgtgTTGGTGAACCCTCAGCgattgatgatgatgcgCAATCCAACGCGTCGGGAGCATAACCGTGCACGAAATTTGGCTGCAACTCCGTCTCACTTTGCAGCTCATCACAAAGCCGAATTAATCTGAGATTTCAACCAGCGTTCTAATCGCCGATCCACACTTGTTTCTGTTGGGCCATCGAGACCGTGGAGCACGTGTTGGTTCTTACAGCGTGCCTTCACGTGTGTTTTACGTGTTTGCTCCAAGCTGAACATGAGGTGATTTTGGCTTGAATAAACGGCAAAGAAGTGGCTCAAAAATGATGGTCAAGAAACTCGACTTGACTCGACTGTGAACGTCGCTACACTGCACACAATGATCACAAGGTCCTGATGATGGTTCTCGTGAACAAACAAGCCAAACATCCCGAGCCTAGTCAAAAGAGCCACAATCAACCATCACCAGGATCTACAGCTGTCAAATAGACACGAAGCATGTTTGCGACGAAACCGGATCGCAATCGCGCCAACCACTGCACATCGGGAGCCCGATCCAATCAAAAGCCGTCGGCCGAACTGCAGTTCAGTTCGGCTCCGAGAGGTACAGACGACCTGGTCCGCCCACAAAGAGACTGAATCGGGTTGCTAGCAGTatcgaagctgctgctgacacGATCGGGCAgagcgatgatgatgatgaagaagaagagcaaagagGAAGCAGAgttgcgctcgtcgctctgACGTTGGTCGACATCGCCCGCGATTCACTAGCTTACAaacaccatcatcttccCCCAAAAAGACAGATACATCATTCAAAATGGCTTCCCAGGACCTCCAGTGGCTTCTTGTCCGCAACAACTCCAGCTTCATCGTCAAGCAGAAGGGTATCGGCCGCATCTTCTCCCGCGAGCCCCGTaacctcgtccagctccACAGCTACAAGGTAAGATGGTCACCACTACTTCAACTCCAAGCCTGCCAATTCATCGACCTGGAACGCATCTATCGGCAGACAGCATCAGTGTGATGAACGGCCTCTTCATCGCATTGGACGGTCCTCATCGGACTTGTCCATCAGCTCGAGTTCAACACAGTCAGGCAGCTACAACCGTATCCACCCAGATGTCATCCTCCAACGTTTAGGGTGTGCCGACTCGCGATCACTCAAGCAACGCCGCAGATAGTTCCAGGTCTTGAACTTTGCCTCACAAGCTCCGACGACAACAAGTTTGCTGACCATGACACCTAACTCGTATTGCACCATCACCACAGTACTCTGGTCTTGTTAATGCCAAGGCTGTCGGCATTGAGGCCGCCAAGTCTGGAAAGGGTGTCGTTATTACCACCAAGAATGCCAAGCAGTCCTCTTCCGCCATCAAGAAGACCGTCAACGTCGCCACCCTCAAGAAGGGCGGCGGACGTCGTACTGCCGGTGCCGTCTCCAACGTTGTTGCCAAGAAGGGCTACCGTGCTGACCTGACCCGAGGTATGTTTCAATCAAATCGCCATTGCAGCGCGTAGAGAGGTAAAGCAGGATAGCAGAATAAGGAGACACTCCAGCAAGGGCAGTTGGCACAAAGGAAACAAATGCAACGCGCTAGAACCCACCCGATATCGCCATGAAGGTCTGGGCGTAATAGCGATGCAAGATCCATTATGGCGTCTGGGCGGAGTCGCTGTTTGGCGCACTTCTCGTGGGGCTCTGCGGTTATGTCTGCTGATGGCTCCCCAATGCTGTATCGCTCTTTTGGGGGCGGTGCGACTGCTCGACGTACATCTATACTTTCACATGACAAGATGTTGGAACAATGGTCGCATTCAACAGGATAATGGGATAGGATCGGATCTGTCGGTTGACTGCAGGCTTTTTTATTCTGGTGCAGAAAGAGCATACTGACACTGACCACGTCCGCATTCTCTCGAAAAAAACAGCTGCTGTCATCCGTGCCTCCGCTCTCCTCCGCTCGCAGCGCGGCCGCAAGCAGCCCCCTGCCCGTAGGGTCCGTGGCACTGGCGCTCGCAAGGTCGTCAAGGTCGAGGAGCCCGTCGCCTAAGTGCGTCACACTCTCTCGTCTCGCACAACCCAAAACGACCTGCTGATGTAATGTTGCAAGGAATGCCATCGTCTGCAGTTTGATATCACCACTGCTTGGGGTGGATAGCAAAAGATTATGTGTCCTCGGACAAGCTTGTAAGCGTGAGCCTTTTCAGCTGACTGCTTATACCGCTCCTGTTGAAAGCGGATACAATACAGATCAGTCTCTGCTGCAGCGATCTGATATGCGGTGGAGACGATACGTGTACTGTTGGACTGTGAAAATCTGGCTTGAGCACTGTCCTTGCTGCGCGTCTCAATAATGTGTCCATAGACTGAGATAATTCTACACGTACATAAAACCCTTTCAGCGAACAGGTTTGTAAAGTGCGGAACAGGAAAGTGAGAAGAGTATACTGCAGATCAAGAAAGCTCAGCGAGGGAGGCTGTGCGGTTGCAATGGAAGGTCTGAGCAAGCTTGAGAGCTCGATTCGTTCAGCAACGTGTGGCGATGCTTCTCACTCCAGCTCAGCACATCGAGGTCTGCGAAagtactcacgactgtataAATTTCGTCCTCGGTATCCGCCATTTCTTCGCGCCGTTCAAATACTCTATGCCGGGGCCGTCCTTACTCCGACCCTCGTTCAAAGCCGTTTCCTTCCACACATCACCAGCCACTTGTCATTGGTGTTCAAATTTCCTGTTGTGCCTGCGCCTACCTACTCTAACAGTAGGCTATTCGCTCCCGTGTTCGTGCTCTGGCTAAGCCAGCGCCAAGTACAGTATGGGTCCGACTTGGAAGCCACGGAAATTCAGCATCAATGCCCAAAGCAGCGCTCtatcgacgctgctgtcgctgtgAGCCCTGGAACGGAAGATGTGGACCACACGTTCTAAAAGTATGCAGGCTTCTCCCCATGCCTAGTTCCGCAGTGCAACGTAGATATGCGAGCTTCTCTGGTTCTCTCGGGTAGAAGGTATAGGGTGTTCCCTTCTCTCCCCCCGCCACCTCGTCATTGCGGCTTTGACGGCGGTCTTCTGTTCCATGTGCTCGCTACTAGACCAAGGATGGTGAACACAGATTTCTGCCTCAAACAAAAGGCCTCTCTGCGTGACGTCTAATTATCAAGCGACAATGAGGCGACATTTGGCACGAGCACCTGCTGACTGCGGTTCCTGTCCCACACACCAAAGGGCTCAAACATCCCTGAAAGCGCGCAACTCGATCGGACATCACCGGGGGGCGTCCTAGGAATCAATTGTGACCTGCCGCTGCTCCAAAAGGGTGCGTAGGCAACCAAGCGGACAGGGGCTACGATCTTGGACCAAGGACCCAAAAAACCCCAAATCGAAGGACGTGCACGATGCTTCGGGATGCGCGTCACTATTCAAGACGCAAGTGGATCGACGTGGCTACTCTTGAGACTGGGCGAGGACTCGCACGAATCCGTGATTGGGGTACCTGTTTCGCACGTCGGGcagacattcacgatttgacCTACAGTATTTCGCTCGGAGCAATATCGGCATTGTCAGACTGACTGAATCGCTTGTCTGTCAATTCAAGACAGCTTGATCCACGATTGCGGCGATTGGACAAAGACGGCCTGCCGAACGTAGATACTCGCTTGACGATTGAACTCAGTCACCAAGTCAAAACTCTTGCGTCTTCAAGTGAGATTGTCTATTTGCGGAACGAGGGTATCCGATGCAAAATCGAGAATGTTCGGATACCACGGTGCTATGAGAAAGATCTGTCTACTGTCCTTCTCAGCTGTCTATAGCCACGTACTCCTCTCCAGCGCCGATATCGAGTTATCTTAGAGAGCTCCCTTAAGAGCCAAATATCCATGCGACACGTGATTTCTTGATCGCAACCCAACTCAGCTCGTCACTATACAGTATTTGGAGAGTTCGACACATGCTAGTCGAtccatcgtgaattgctTGACAGCACACTTACTCGTTCATCATTGTTTTTGTCCGTTTGTACGATGTCGGAGCCGACGGCGATGGAAACAGTCATGTacaagaatcgtgaatgtctaTTTAGAAACGCGCATCGGCTGCCCAACGAACGCAGGCGGACGGAGGCACACGGATAGAAGCATTCCAACATGCATCTTGACCAACAAACCAGGATCGCCGAGGTCTGTTTGCGGATAGATTACATATCACATGTGTGAGACGCGGCTCGGCATGTGCGGTCGCAGGTGTTACATGATTGAAAATGGCGGGCTTACCTAGATAGATGTGTCTGCTCTACAGGGCTCGTAGATGAGATGCGAAACGTATGCAGACGGCAGATGATGAACAGGATCTTGGCTAGCAGGCTCTGGACCTGGCACAGAAATGTACTGGGTCCCACTTACAAAACTTCAAACCACAGCACGCAGCCTTCACACCTTTGAAGCAACACAGGTGCATCACATTCCAAGccacgattcgagattggttttttctttctttttttttttttttttttttttccaCGGAATGGATTCCGATACAGCAAAAATGCGGGGGACGCGCTAACTCTAGTGTAATAAAACAACATGGCACTTAGCGGCGCAACGGCGGTTGCATTCGGGTCTAATAGAGTCAAGTCGCCTCGGTGCCAAGCGGAGCGAATCTGCGTGCCTATGGATTAAGCGATAGCTTCCGTAGGATGATTGAGAAAGCCGAGATTGAAGCACAGATTCGTTGTtattgctgctgcgtcatGCACAATGGCTGTCAAGATGCACTCCGCAGTTTAGTCCAACTCTGCGCGCGCTTAGTGTGATTGCACCGACTCAGCCAACGGAGCGGGAACAGGCGACCTTGACAACCGCAGTTCGAGAAACTCGCTCAACAGACAGATGGTACCGGCATGCCAATCAAGTTCGCTTTGTCGATTGAGAACTCATCACAAAACCAGCTTGCGTCAAGCTTGTTTGATGATCGACCAATTTGGAACACGGGCCATGAACGCCTTCTCATAAACAAGATGGGCCGGTTTCGGTCCATGAGTCTGCAATGCCTGCAGGGAGACGCAACGCTGAGATGTCTGTGACGCGGCAAGCATTCGGCTTGGCCAAAGAACAGTGGCTTGCAACAGAACGTGGAAGAGGGTCGAATTCGAACAGACTCGTCGATCAGGCTGTACGGTGGCTTGATCTCGGGTAAAGTCTCACGTCGATCAGGCGACGGCGAGTAGGTAAGCCAGCCTAAAATGCCATGCAACTTGTGCAGCACGCACGGCTCAGATCGACGTAAAGCGAATCGATATCTTTGATTCGTTCTTGCTGTCAACCTATCGAGCACATTCCTTCGTTATTCCTTGACCGAATTCGCCGTCCGTCACCAAAAGAAAAACAGCAAGAAGTGATGTACCATTGATTCCAAACAAAGCCAGCCTCACGAAAAAACTTGTCATCAACCACCCGTTGCATCACCAATGTGACATAGGAACGGAGAACAACAATGCAGGTGCAACGTGCAGCTAGCCATGTTCCTGTACATCTACTAGGTCATAggacgcagacgcagacAAAACAATCAATGATACATTTTAGTGGCGAAACGGGAGCTGCAACTACGGAACGGGAAACACAGCTAGTTGCCAACTTTGTGCCCGCTGCTGCACTAGcttgagtcgtgagtggatGACCCGTTTGTGCTCAACCTTCGTGCATCTCGCCGAGAAGAATGCGTATTTTTGGAGCACaagagagagggagagagagagagagagagcgagatgTGATGCAAACTGTGGAATGTGAGCTACAGCCATCTGTTGAACGTGGTGAGTATGACATCTCAAATTcgaaattcgtgattgtcacAGAGTAGGAACAACTAAAAATGTTTCGGTGCAAATAAGTTAGCCCATaacaattcacgattccgaCAGGACACGGGATAGGCGAGGAGCTGTCAAGACGCGCGTCAACCTCAAGTCAGGGAGCGCGTGCTGCGTTCTGATGCGGGGACTGTTGGCGCAGTCAAGGGCTTTGACTACATGCTGCTGTGCGTTGGCGGGCGTGGGGTCAAGGTCGTGCATGGCGTTGGCGCGcgcagtcacagagtaTTACTGCCTACGATGCGCTGCACTCATCGACAGACAAGCGGCTAGCGTTTCTAAGATTGCTCACCTGTACAGAGCATCTCAGAATCACTCCACTCATTCAAAGCGTCCACTTGCCCCCTACGTCCCGGCGGATTTTGGCAGCGATCGCAAGGGACATTCAGCAAACAGCAAATGACCCTACCGATGTTTTGCCTCACAAAACCACCATACGCTTGTGCATTACGTTTCCGAGCCTGGCCTGTACTTGCGCACGCTTGCTCGAACAACCTGACATGCTTTCCCAGCCACCTCGGAGGCTTGCAGATGCACACTGCGCTCCCAGCAAGGTgggccaagctgcgcaccTGTGTAATACGAACCTTTGTGCTGCATCAGCTTGAATGTCAACGTAGCTGTTTACCTTTCCATCCTTCGTCAGTCTCCATCCCTCGCTTATGCATCGTGTTACTGCTTCCGCATCAATGCATGTTGCAGCATCGCTTACATTCACTCATTCCTGGCTCTCTGTCCAGCCCACCGCTCAGTGCCGTATTCTGCGTACTGCTATCTGCGTGCCCTTGATTTGTCCTCCGAATCCGTCCATATTTTGTTTTTACAAACTCTATCTCGTTTGGATTGACGCTCTCGCTTGATTCCAAAACATGCAAGTTAAGTTTCAAGCCTGGTGGCGCTGTCATCTGGTGCGCATGCAGTGTCTTTGGCTCGCCGGAAACGGGGCTGAATCAGCCCATGGAACCTGTGTCTTTCTGGTCCTGAAAGACAGATGATCAGTTTCGCTTGGCACTGAGCTCGCACAGCACGACACTGGTAACATGCCTTTCGAACGATTCAgacgttgttgttgttgttgttgttgatgatgatgatcatgatgatgctgttgttgaTCAGTCCGACTAAGCGCCAAGTGGTCTGCTTTCGAGACATGGCAGCCCAACGACACGCTTCGCCCTGGGACAAAGCGCAGAAAGGAGTATCACGCTACAGGATCCTAGAATGCAATCATCTGGCAGCCATCGAAAGGTATAAAGACAAAGGTAAATGgcgtcttcctcctctcCTTTTCATCATCAA contains these protein-coding regions:
- a CDS encoding uncharacterized protein (related to 60S ribosomal protein L28); protein product: MASQDLQWLLVRNNSSFIVKQKGIGRIFSREPRNLVQLHSYKYSGLVNAKAVGIEAAKSGKGVVITTKNAKQSSSAIKKTVNVATLKKGGGRRTAGAVSNVVAKKGYRADLTRAAVIRASALLRSQRGRKQPPARRVRGTGARKVVKVEEPVA